A part of bacterium genomic DNA contains:
- a CDS encoding molybdenum cofactor guanylyltransferase: MTGVILAGGQSRRMGTDKALVDFQGKPMIQWVVDALSKVCDPVLIVTNSPSLYCFLGLEMVGDLFPGRGALAGIHAGLFFSRGEKAFVAGCDMPLICPELIHHMAQVPGSWDVLVPKVGEYLEPLHALYSRRCLSFLERLLVSGASRILDLYPLVRVRVFQEQETRKLDPQLRSLLNVNTPEDLTKLNSLRSQTSPVSSG, from the coding sequence ATGACAGGAGTGATTCTGGCCGGAGGGCAAAGCCGCCGCATGGGCACAGACAAGGCCCTGGTGGATTTTCAAGGCAAACCCATGATCCAATGGGTGGTGGATGCCCTGTCAAAGGTTTGTGATCCTGTTTTGATAGTGACCAACTCCCCCTCTCTCTACTGCTTCCTGGGCCTGGAGATGGTGGGGGATCTGTTTCCCGGCAGGGGTGCTCTGGCTGGGATCCACGCCGGGCTTTTTTTCTCAAGGGGAGAAAAGGCCTTTGTGGCAGGTTGCGACATGCCTCTTATTTGCCCAGAGCTGATACACCACATGGCCCAGGTGCCAGGGTCATGGGATGTACTGGTTCCTAAGGTGGGTGAGTATCTGGAACCTCTCCATGCTCTTTATTCAAGGCGTTGCCTGAGTTTTCTGGAAAGACTTCTGGTCTCTGGGGCCAGTAGAATACTGGATCTATATCCTCTGGTGCGGGTGAGGGTCTTTCAAGAGCAAGAGACCAGGAAGCTGGATCCCCAGCTTAGATCCCTCCTCAATGTGAACACCCCTGAAGACCTCACAAAGCTTAACTCCCTGAGGAGCCAAACCTCTCCAGTATCCTCTGGATGA
- the rfaE2 gene encoding D-glycero-beta-D-manno-heptose 1-phosphate adenylyltransferase, giving the protein MRQKILDLTEALEMVERAKAQGKRIVFTNGCFDILHAGHVEYLQKAREMGDLLAVGINSDSSVRNLKGPGRPVFGLEERCLVLAALACVDMVIPFEEPDPLNLIELLKPHVLVKGADWAEESIVGAESVRSQGGEVKTIPLRPMISTSLIIQRILERFGSSGS; this is encoded by the coding sequence TTGAGACAAAAGATACTGGATCTGACAGAGGCACTGGAAATGGTTGAGAGGGCCAAGGCACAAGGGAAAAGGATTGTTTTCACCAATGGTTGCTTTGATATCCTCCATGCTGGACATGTGGAATATTTGCAGAAGGCCAGAGAAATGGGGGATCTGCTGGCTGTGGGCATAAACTCGGACTCATCGGTTCGCAACCTGAAGGGGCCAGGCAGACCCGTCTTTGGCCTTGAGGAGAGATGCCTGGTCTTGGCAGCCCTGGCTTGTGTGGACATGGTCATACCCTTTGAGGAGCCGGATCCCTTGAACCTCATAGAGCTCCTAAAACCTCATGTTCTGGTAAAGGGGGCGGATTGGGCCGAGGAATCCATCGTGGGAGCTGAGTCTGTCAGATCCCAAGGTGGGGAGGTGAAAACAATTCCACTTAGGCCGATGATCTCAACCAGTTTGATCATCCAGAGGATACTGGAGAGGTTTGGCTCCTCAGGGAGTTAA
- a CDS encoding tetratricopeptide repeat protein: MAVEESRALYLQGISWWNKRRFDNALVCFQKAHELAPENPFIMSYLGLARIKMKAVAEGLELCQQAAKKRPFNEDLLYNLGVAYQMAGNRQEARKTFLLGAKGCHDTQRFLSALKEMGVRRKPLIPFLSRDNILNRWLGKVTYKPGNFRIEDIEN, translated from the coding sequence ATGGCAGTGGAAGAAAGCAGAGCGCTTTATCTACAGGGCATCTCATGGTGGAACAAGAGGCGTTTCGACAACGCCTTGGTTTGTTTCCAGAAGGCGCACGAACTGGCCCCGGAGAATCCCTTCATCATGTCTTACCTGGGGCTGGCACGCATAAAGATGAAAGCCGTGGCCGAGGGCCTGGAGCTTTGTCAGCAGGCCGCGAAAAAGAGGCCATTTAACGAAGACCTGCTGTACAACCTGGGAGTGGCCTACCAGATGGCCGGAAACCGCCAGGAGGCAAGAAAGACCTTTCTTCTGGGAGCCAAAGGCTGCCACGATACCCAGAGATTCTTAAGCGCCCTCAAAGAGATGGGAGTGAGAAGAAAACCATTGATACCATTCCTTTCAAGGGACAACATCCTGAATCGATGGCTGGGCAAGGTTACATACAAGCCCGGAAACTTCCGGATAGAAGATATAGAGAATTGA